In Flavobacterium sp. GSB-24, the genomic window GGCATTGGTGAAACCGAATTTAAACTAGCTGGGACAGACGCTTCGTTAATTGCCGGGTACAAGCTTGTACCACTGGGTAAAGTTGGAAATGTGAGGCTTTTTGTTGGGTATAACTGGAAAAATTATTCGGATATTAGTAAAAATAATAACCTCAATTCTATAGCATTAGAAAAGAACAATCATAGTATAATTGGCGGAGTTGGAGTTGATGTATGGAAATTGACTTTTGACGTAAGATATCTTGCTGGTTTAACCGATATCGATTCTTCTGATGGTGAAATTAAAACAGGAATTACAAATTTTTCGCTTGGCTTTAAATTCTTGTAAAAAATAAAAGGGAATCAATTGATTCCCTTTCTATTATATCTTAACGTAGTAACTTTCCAAGTTATCCTCATCTATTTTTTCGATACCTTCTTCTGTTTTAACAGCTACGTTGATTACATGCAATACATTTGATTTTTCGTTAATACTGCAATTCCAAATCGTTCCGTCTGAAAGTATGATTTCTGAATATAATGATACGGTATTCTTCTGATCATTATAAACTAAATTCTCAGTTTTTAGAATTTTCTTTTGTTTGGTTTTTCTATCAATTTCGAAAAACAAAATTTCATTTTCATTAATTTCAAGAAATTCATCAAAATCAGTCTGATTATCGGCACCAGCAGATGTAGTTGCCCAAACTGGATGACTTCCAGTTTTCTTCCAAGTTCCTATTGCATGGTCTAAGATATTTTTTCTTAAAACATCACGTAAGGTGTCCACTTTTTTAATAGCTTCTTCCGCTATTTCATTGTCAGGTTTAATTTTTGCGGCTAAAGAAAATAAATCAATAGCTTTTGCAAAATCAGCTTTTTTATAATACGAAAGGGCTAATTCGTATTTATTCTTTTGAAATGTGGTTTTTTGATCATTCTGCCCGAAAAACTGACAAGTCTTCAACAAAACAATTAGAATAAAGGTCTTTTTCATTAAATTAGTAGGTTTATTTTTTTGCAAACCTAATTTATTTTAAAGAAACTTTCTTACACTTTCTATTTTTTTTTCATTGTCTTAAATAATTCAATAATAAAAAACGCCTCTTTTCTATTGAAGAGAGGCGTTGTGGTATATTTAAAAAACGTTTAATTATTTGATCTGCAAAATGTTATTTTCTGGAGTGGCATCCATAAAAATACCTCCGTCAAGTTGTACCTGCTTAATTTTTTTTGTGCTTTTTAAAATAATTTTAGCTGTTTTTTGATTCTTTTCCCAAACTGAAGGAGTCTGATGCAATACTGCTTTTGAATTATCCGCATAAGTAATAATTGCATCAAAAGGAATAGCAAAACCTCCAATGTTTTCTACTGTAATTATTTTATTATCCGAAGAAATATTCTTTACTGCAATATCAAGATAATTATTAGTGAAGAACCAATTGTTGAAGAACCAGTTTAGATTTTTCCCTGTTGCAGTATTAAATGAATTAAAATAATCCCACGGAAT contains:
- a CDS encoding outer membrane beta-barrel protein; the protein is MKNFFLAAFLCICVNGFAQLIQIGPQISTNITSVNAKNFSSDHTNTGIGFAAFARVNLLLFYGQGEFGYSKSNFSVYQDGIGETEFKLAGTDASLIAGYKLVPLGKVGNVRLFVGYNWKNYSDISKNNNLNSIALEKNNHSIIGGVGVDVWKLTFDVRYLAGLTDIDSSDGEIKTGITNFSLGFKFL
- a CDS encoding tetratricopeptide repeat protein; this translates as MKKTFILIVLLKTCQFFGQNDQKTTFQKNKYELALSYYKKADFAKAIDLFSLAAKIKPDNEIAEEAIKKVDTLRDVLRKNILDHAIGTWKKTGSHPVWATTSAGADNQTDFDEFLEINENEILFFEIDRKTKQKKILKTENLVYNDQKNTVSLYSEIILSDGTIWNCSINEKSNVLHVINVAVKTEEGIEKIDEDNLESYYVKI